A window of Dehalococcoidia bacterium genomic DNA:
TTTTTGAGTTCATTGCGCTCCTCGTCCGTCAATCTGACCTTGTATTTCAATAGGGGCATAGCAACCTCCTTTCTGAAGATTACTATACCGCTATTTTAGCGTCAATACAAGCATGACATGACACTAGAGGTTGTTGCACCAAAAGGAGGAGCCATCAAAATGAGCGCCTTGGATGAACTGACCAAACTGGCCGATAGTCTGGAGAACAAAGCTGCCAAGGACTGGAAATCCCAGGGCAAGAAGGTGGTGGGATTCTTTTGCTCGTATGTGCCGGAAGAGATTCTCTATGCCGCCGATGTCCTTCCGTATCGGGTGGCTGCCCGAGGCTGCACCGAGACCACATCGGCAGATGTCTACCTCACCCACCTCAATTGCAGCTTTGTCCGTTCGTGTCTGGAGTACGCCCTCGAGGGGAAATATGACTTTCTGGATGGGCTAGTGTTCACCAACAGCTGCGACGATATCCGCCGCATGAGCGACATCCTCAGAACAGTCCAATCGGAACGATTGCCCCTCATAGCCTTCCTGGACGTCCCAAAGAAGACCGATGCCGATGCCATTGCCTGGTACCAGGACGAGATCGCCGCCTTCAAGCAGAGCGTGGAAACAACCTTCGGGGTCAAGATCACCGATAATAAGCTCAAAAAGGCCATCGAGGTCTACAACGAGACGAGGAGCCTGCTCAAGCAGCTCTACGAACTACGCCGCAAAGACAACCCACCCATCACCGGAGCAGAAGTGATGCAGGTTCTCAACGCCGCCGCCACTACTCCCAGAGATCAGTTCAACAAACTGATGAAAAAGCTGCTGGAAGAGCTCAAGCAGCGCGAGGGGATATCGGACCACAAAGCGCGCCTGATGATCACCGGCGGCGGCGGATGTGACGACCCGGCCTACTTCGACGTGGTAGAAAGACTGGGCGGGCTGGTGGTCACTGATGCCGACTGCTTCGGCTCACGATATTTCTGGAAACCGGTGGAGGTGATCGAGGATGACCTGATCCTCGGCCTGGCCAAGTCTTATCTGGACCGCCCGTCCTGCGCCCGGATGACGGACCGGATCGATGAGCGGATCGATTTCATCAAGGAGATGGTCGAAACCTACCGGGTCGATGGGGTCATCTTCCAGACGCTGATCAACTGTCAGGTATGGGGAGGCCAACTCCTGGCCATCCGAGATGAGATGAAGAAGGCCTGCATCCCGCTCATCGAACTCGACCGGGAATACGCCTTAAGAGGCACAGGACAACTCAAAACAAGGGTTCAGGCATTCCTGGAAAGGATTGAGAGGTAAAGCTGATGGAAGAGAAGATCAACGTATTGGAGATGGTGGCAGATGGGTTTTCTGCTGTGAGCGAAGACACGGCCGAGTCAAACCCTATCCAGTCGGCGATGGTAGGGGCACTGGGATATGTCTACAGGAGAGCGACAGAGGCAGCGGAAAAGGGAGATCCGGTGGCCTGGGTCAGTTTCAGCGTTCCGACTGAGATCTTCTGGGCGATGGATATCGTGCCGGTCTGCGATATCGGGCTGACCGTATTCTGCGCCATCCCCGGCGCAGTTGAGAAATACATTGACCTGGCGGAAGAATTTATTCCCCAGTACGTCTGCTCCACCAACAAGCTGCCCATGGGATTGCTCTTGTCCGGTGACGCGCCGCTCCCGAACGTCTACGTTGCCCAGAACAACCCCTGCGATTCCATCCTGGGAGTGGATTCATCGGTGGCAAAATATCTCGGCCTGCCCTATTTTGGCATCGGCACCCCCTATCTCAAGAGCGAAAAAGGATACCTGTATACCGCCCGCGAACTCAAGCGAATGGTCACCTGGCTGGAGAATCACACCGGGCGCAAGATGGATTTCGGCAGGCTGCAGCAAGCCATGAAATATTCCAATCAAGCGCATGAACTGGTTCTCAAGATCAACGCGCTGGCAGCGCAAGTTCCCTGCCCATTTCCCATGCCTGAGAGCGCTTCCCTCTATCCTCTCTTCATGAACCTGCCCGGCACTCCGGAACTGGTGAACTGCCTTGAAACCCTCTATCGAGAGATACAGCATCGAGTGAATAACAAGGTGTCGCCCGTGCCCTTTGAATATGAAGAAAAGCTCAGGCTGGTCTGGATTTACGCCATGCCGGGATTCGATTTCCCCAATTCCCTAAATGAGCTGATGCAAGAATATGGGGCAGTCAGCATCATCTATATGAACAATCATATCACCGTTGTCCCCACCGAGGACCTCTCCGATTACGACAAGATACTGCTGGGACTGGCCAGAAAATCGCGTAACATGCCGATGTCTAAGGAGGGCGGAGGGCCCTGGGAAGACTGGGGGGACAACTCTGTTGAGATGGTCCGATACTACAAGGCGGATGGGGCTGTGTTTGCCGGGCACATCGCTTGCAAATCCAATTGGGCCGCCGCCAAATTGGTCAAGGACAAAGTATTAGAGGAGACAGGCATTCCCACAATCAGCATCGAGTTGGATTTCATTGACGGGCGAGTCACCCCTGCGGAAGCTATCAAGAGCCAACTGGTGGATTTCATTGAATTGATCCTGGCCAGAGGCAAGCAGTAGGATCGCCAATGGTCACTGCTGATGAACCCCATACCAATAGGTTGGATAAGACGCAGGCAAGGACCTTTGGGATCGCCTTTTACGGACGATAAACCTATGTCTTTGCCGGTCTGAAAAATATCTAAAGGGAGGAGGCCATTATGGTAAGGTATCAATCTCAGGAGTGGATAGACGCCGTTGTAGAGAAAAGCAGGACGGATGAAGCCTATCTGAAGAAAGCCAAAGGACTGACGACCAAACAGAGATCGATTGCCACCGATGCCCCGGGTGGAGTGGACATTCTCACCATCTGGGAATGGGACGACGGAAAGATCGTCAAAGCTATCCGTGAGGAAAAGCCTGCCCCCAGCGAGTGGCGTAACTGGAAGAATGAGGACCAATACATTTCCACTACCATCGGCACCTATGAAAACCTGTCCAAGATAGCCAAAGGGGAAATGAGCGCCGAGGTTGCCATGGCAAAAAAACAGTTTGCGCTTCATGGGAATATGCTCAAGGTATTTGCCAAAATGGGCAAATTCAACGCCTTCTCAGCCTTGATAGCTTCGATTCCGACCGAATACTGAGAAGCCCAGACCGATTATCCGCTGTCTCTGGCCGGGGTCTTAGCGGGTCGAATGAAACGATTTTCAACACTCTGTTTTGGAGAAGAAAGGAGATGTCATAGTTCACAACGTTTCCGCGTGACGCAACACGTTGGATAGATATATTCTGCGAGAGCCTCGGCATGCATAACACCAGGATCGCAGCCACAAAAAGGGGGAAAGAATGATAGAGAAGATTCTGCTGGGCATCTGGGACTTCATCCAAAACAAAATGTGGTGGGTTTTGCTTATTGCTATCCTTCTGCTGATACCGGCTGGCATTGGGGCCAGCAAGGTAGGATTATCTAACCAGTACTCCGACTACATCGATCCTTCCTCGCAAACTTACAAGAATCTCAAACTGCTGGATGGGAAATTCACCAACGACAATATACTGGTTCTCATGGAAGGCGACAGCCTCTCCCAGCTATTGAGCAAGGAGAACCTGGACGCGATGAAGGTCTTTGATGAGCATTTTTCCAAAGACCCGCGAGTAATGTTTGTAATGACGCCGGAATATCTCATCACCCTGCAAAAAACCATGATGTCCGATCCGAATAAGACGAAGGACATCGACTATGCGGTCGATCCCAAAACCGGGGAAATAATACCGGTGGTCAAAGATGTTGTCCTTGCTGAACAGGATGATGTCAAGGGCACCCAGGCTGCTGTCATGCTTGTCGTGTCTATCAACGGAGGCCAAAGCGACGACGCAAAACACAGCATCATCAATGATATGAAGAAAGAGGTCAAAACGGCCGGTTTTGAGGAGGGCGTCACCTTAAAAGTCACCGGTTTCCCAGTCATATTGGATTGGGAGATACAAGAGACCAGTAACCAGGTTACCCGGGTAACGGCCATTGCCGCTGTTCTCATGCTCCTCCTCTTGGCACTGTTTTTCAGAGTAAGAGGGTTCTTCCTCTGGCGGTGGTTGGTGATGGGGTTGGTTGGAATTGGCGTTTTTTACACCATGGGCCTGATGGGACTCATGGACATGAATATCACTCCGGTTGCCATGGGGGTGTTCCCCATCCTGATCGGTCTGGGAGTGGACTATTCCGTCCAGTTCCATAACCGCTAC
This region includes:
- a CDS encoding 2-hydroxyacyl-CoA dehydratase family protein encodes the protein MTLEVVAPKGGAIKMSALDELTKLADSLENKAAKDWKSQGKKVVGFFCSYVPEEILYAADVLPYRVAARGCTETTSADVYLTHLNCSFVRSCLEYALEGKYDFLDGLVFTNSCDDIRRMSDILRTVQSERLPLIAFLDVPKKTDADAIAWYQDEIAAFKQSVETTFGVKITDNKLKKAIEVYNETRSLLKQLYELRRKDNPPITGAEVMQVLNAAATTPRDQFNKLMKKLLEELKQREGISDHKARLMITGGGGCDDPAYFDVVERLGGLVVTDADCFGSRYFWKPVEVIEDDLILGLAKSYLDRPSCARMTDRIDERIDFIKEMVETYRVDGVIFQTLINCQVWGGQLLAIRDEMKKACIPLIELDREYALRGTGQLKTRVQAFLERIER
- a CDS encoding 2-hydroxyacyl-CoA dehydratase family protein, whose protein sequence is MEEKINVLEMVADGFSAVSEDTAESNPIQSAMVGALGYVYRRATEAAEKGDPVAWVSFSVPTEIFWAMDIVPVCDIGLTVFCAIPGAVEKYIDLAEEFIPQYVCSTNKLPMGLLLSGDAPLPNVYVAQNNPCDSILGVDSSVAKYLGLPYFGIGTPYLKSEKGYLYTARELKRMVTWLENHTGRKMDFGRLQQAMKYSNQAHELVLKINALAAQVPCPFPMPESASLYPLFMNLPGTPELVNCLETLYREIQHRVNNKVSPVPFEYEEKLRLVWIYAMPGFDFPNSLNELMQEYGAVSIIYMNNHITVVPTEDLSDYDKILLGLARKSRNMPMSKEGGGPWEDWGDNSVEMVRYYKADGAVFAGHIACKSNWAAAKLVKDKVLEETGIPTISIELDFIDGRVTPAEAIKSQLVDFIELILARGKQ
- a CDS encoding MMPL family transporter, coding for MIEKILLGIWDFIQNKMWWVLLIAILLLIPAGIGASKVGLSNQYSDYIDPSSQTYKNLKLLDGKFTNDNILVLMEGDSLSQLLSKENLDAMKVFDEHFSKDPRVMFVMTPEYLITLQKTMMSDPNKTKDIDYAVDPKTGEIIPVVKDVVLAEQDDVKGTQAAVMLVVSINGGQSDDAKHSIINDMKKEVKTAGFEEGVTLKVTGFPVILDWEIQETSNQVTRVTAIAAVLMLLLLALFFRVRGFFLWRWLVMGLVGIGVFYTMGLMGLMDMNITPVAMGVFPILIGLGVDYSVQFHNRYDEESRKGQSAEVSAKNTFMHIGAPLTIAMLTGCAGFASVFFARTPMVKDFGTTLIIGVLVCLVVSVTLLVGILYLRDKKREIKAEPRKADFMQKVAEFIAPRAVKFAAIILIIAIGLSAFGWSQEHTLKGNVGFDAYMNSDASEMVVLNKVVGLTGGVYPGDMFVTADNVLDPKVLQWMIGVPAKR